The proteins below are encoded in one region of Segatella copri:
- a CDS encoding KilA-N domain-containing protein: protein MAKIIVRNQTKKTLTKDGVDYICITDIAWQKNPIEPKDVVKNWLRSKNTLEYLGL from the coding sequence ATGGCAAAGATTATTGTAAGAAACCAAACGAAAAAAACACTAACCAAAGATGGTGTTGATTACATCTGCATTACCGATATAGCATGGCAGAAGAATCCCATTGAACCCAAAGATGTGGTAAAGAATTGGTTGCGTTCCAAAAACACCTTGGAGTACTTAGGACTTTGA
- a CDS encoding TonB-dependent receptor domain-containing protein, translating to MKRLALVASFCGITITQMMAQNINGEQISDTTLFDKFSKELGEVVVKAHLPQYKKTHEGLLTNVAGTVLSKMGTAEDVLKHVPSIVKKKDGYEVVGKGTPIIYINGRKMQDISELDNIKSSDIKSVEVIQNPGATYDASVNAVIKIKTIKKKGEGIGFDTRSVYWYNKHDNTIQQVNMNYRHNGLNLFATYKFSDATWMQKAIYEQTVHVDTLWQQHNNNEVTGRIESHRLISGFSYDFNANHSIGARYTLTSPGYSRSKDFFDSQVTADGKFYDYIKTDGLTVDKNSPSHQLNAYYNGTLGKTTIDLNTDLYFSTNRAYAYSDEQSQEHDSRNINSKNRVSNKMVATKLVITSPLLGGNLSYGAEYIHTRRNDDYEVNRTDLLANSYSKLEEQTASPFIQYARLTPIGNITAGLRYEYVRFKYYDAGIYQPEQSRSFRNLFPTISYGAKVGKVMAQLSYSVKTSRPSYSQLSNNVSYMNRFTRQTGNPYLDNETNHRVELSGVWKFIQFMVNYKDSRNAIIYWAEQIPENEAITMISRKNVKSLKSMTAYISAAPKIGIWAPQINLGMQKPWFTLHTDVASYRLNRPIFMGNFNNAFSLSCGITLNVDYRYQSKGNTMNVYLAKEQHVLDVSISKSFLKDALTLEIKGNDLLYKCWDADLLYNQKMELLQVSKRGTRDLQFTLRYKFNTTRSKYKGTGAGNAELNRL from the coding sequence ATGAAAAGACTTGCGTTAGTAGCATCCTTCTGTGGCATTACCATAACACAGATGATGGCACAGAACATCAATGGTGAACAGATTTCCGACACGACCCTATTTGATAAGTTCTCCAAAGAACTTGGCGAAGTGGTGGTGAAAGCTCATCTTCCTCAATATAAGAAGACCCACGAAGGACTGCTGACCAACGTGGCAGGAACCGTGCTTAGCAAGATGGGTACGGCAGAAGATGTATTGAAGCATGTGCCGAGTATCGTGAAGAAGAAAGATGGATATGAGGTGGTCGGCAAGGGTACACCTATTATATATATCAACGGCAGGAAGATGCAAGACATCAGTGAGTTGGATAACATCAAATCTTCTGACATCAAGAGTGTGGAAGTCATCCAGAATCCAGGAGCTACCTACGATGCTTCGGTAAATGCAGTAATCAAAATCAAGACCATCAAGAAGAAAGGAGAAGGTATCGGCTTTGATACTCGCTCTGTGTATTGGTATAATAAGCACGACAATACCATCCAACAGGTTAACATGAACTATCGTCATAATGGACTGAATCTCTTTGCCACTTATAAGTTCTCTGATGCAACATGGATGCAAAAGGCCATCTACGAGCAGACTGTACATGTAGATACGCTTTGGCAACAGCATAACAACAACGAAGTAACTGGTCGCATAGAATCGCACCGTCTTATCAGTGGTTTTAGCTATGATTTCAATGCCAATCATTCCATTGGTGCGAGATACACCTTGACCTCGCCAGGCTATTCTCGCTCAAAAGATTTTTTCGATAGTCAGGTAACTGCCGACGGTAAGTTTTACGACTATATCAAAACCGATGGTCTGACGGTCGACAAGAACAGCCCTAGCCATCAATTGAATGCCTACTACAACGGCACATTGGGCAAGACCACTATTGATCTGAATACCGACCTCTATTTCAGTACAAACAGGGCTTATGCCTATAGCGATGAACAGAGCCAGGAGCACGATTCTCGTAACATCAACTCCAAGAATCGTGTGAGCAATAAGATGGTAGCTACCAAACTCGTAATTACCTCTCCTCTCTTAGGCGGTAATCTCTCCTATGGAGCTGAGTATATCCATACCCGTCGCAACGATGACTACGAAGTGAACCGCACAGACCTCCTCGCCAACTCTTATAGCAAGTTGGAGGAGCAGACGGCAAGTCCATTCATCCAATATGCGCGCCTCACCCCGATAGGAAACATCACGGCAGGGTTGCGATACGAGTATGTAAGATTCAAGTATTATGATGCAGGCATCTATCAGCCCGAGCAGAGTCGCTCCTTCCGTAACCTCTTTCCTACCATCAGCTATGGTGCGAAGGTAGGTAAGGTAATGGCACAGTTGAGCTATTCGGTAAAGACCTCTCGTCCTTCATATAGTCAACTGAGCAACAATGTATCTTATATGAATCGATTTACTCGCCAGACTGGTAATCCTTATCTCGACAACGAAACCAATCACAGAGTGGAATTATCGGGTGTATGGAAGTTCATCCAGTTTATGGTCAACTACAAGGACTCTCGCAATGCCATCATCTATTGGGCGGAGCAAATTCCTGAGAACGAAGCAATTACCATGATAAGTCGTAAGAACGTGAAGAGTCTCAAGAGCATGACCGCCTACATCAGTGCCGCTCCAAAGATAGGCATTTGGGCGCCGCAAATCAACTTGGGCATGCAGAAACCCTGGTTCACCCTCCATACTGATGTGGCATCTTATCGCTTGAATCGTCCTATTTTCATGGGCAACTTCAACAATGCCTTCTCCTTGTCATGCGGCATCACCCTTAACGTGGATTATCGCTATCAGAGCAAGGGTAACACGATGAACGTATATCTTGCCAAAGAGCAGCATGTACTGGATGTCAGCATCAGCAAGTCATTCCTAAAGGATGCCCTTACCTTGGAAATAAAAGGCAACGACCTGCTTTATAAATGTTGGGATGCCGACTTACTCTATAACCAGAAGATGGAACTCCTGCAAGTATCTAAGCGAGGTACGAGAGACCTGCAATTCACCCTTCGCTATAAGTTCAATACCACACGCAGCAAGTACAAGGGAACTGGTGCCGGTAATGCAGAGTTGAATCGACTGTAA
- a CDS encoding aspartate aminotransferase family protein, with protein sequence MKLYDVYPLFDINIVKGQGCKVWDDKGQEYLDLYGGHAVISIGHCHPHYVEMLTNQLNNLGFYSNSVINKLQVKLAERLGKISGYEDYQFFLINSGAEANENALKLASFTNGRTRVLSIEKAFHGRTSLAVEVTNNPKIIAPINDNGHVTYLPINDLEAWEKELAKGDVCACIIEAIQGVGGCNMVTPEFAQGLQAACKKYGTFLICDEIQCGYGRSGKFFAHQWLGIKPDLITVAKGIGNGFPMGGVLISPEFTPVYGQLGTTFGGNHLACTAALAVLDVFEKENLVQNAHEVGEYLIAQLKELQKRNSHITKVRGRGLMVGAVLDIPHKEVRSKLIHEQHCFTGCAGTNILRILPPLVLTKENVDDFIERLETVLKEV encoded by the coding sequence ATGAAACTTTACGACGTATATCCTCTTTTCGATATTAATATTGTAAAAGGACAGGGCTGCAAGGTATGGGACGACAAGGGGCAGGAATACCTAGACCTCTATGGCGGTCATGCCGTTATCAGCATCGGTCATTGCCATCCTCACTATGTGGAGATGCTCACCAACCAGTTGAACAACCTGGGTTTCTATTCCAACTCTGTCATCAACAAGTTGCAGGTGAAACTCGCTGAGCGTCTGGGCAAGATAAGCGGTTATGAAGATTATCAGTTCTTCCTCATCAACTCTGGTGCCGAGGCAAACGAGAATGCCTTGAAGCTGGCTTCATTCACCAACGGAAGAACCCGCGTGCTTTCTATAGAGAAGGCTTTCCACGGCAGAACATCCCTTGCCGTAGAGGTAACAAATAATCCTAAGATCATCGCTCCTATCAATGACAATGGTCACGTAACCTATCTTCCTATCAACGATTTGGAGGCTTGGGAGAAGGAACTCGCCAAGGGCGATGTATGTGCTTGTATCATTGAGGCAATCCAGGGCGTAGGTGGTTGCAACATGGTAACTCCTGAGTTTGCTCAGGGATTGCAGGCAGCCTGCAAGAAATACGGCACTTTCCTGATTTGCGATGAAATCCAGTGCGGTTATGGTAGAAGCGGTAAGTTCTTCGCTCACCAGTGGTTGGGCATCAAGCCTGATCTCATCACCGTAGCCAAGGGTATAGGTAATGGTTTCCCTATGGGTGGCGTATTGATTTCTCCAGAGTTTACTCCTGTATATGGTCAGCTGGGTACTACTTTCGGTGGCAACCATCTGGCATGTACTGCCGCTCTCGCCGTTCTCGATGTTTTCGAGAAGGAGAATCTGGTACAGAATGCGCATGAGGTTGGTGAATATCTCATTGCCCAGCTGAAGGAGTTGCAGAAGCGCAACAGCCACATCACAAAAGTTCGTGGCCGTGGTTTGATGGTAGGCGCCGTACTCGATATTCCTCACAAGGAAGTTCGCAGCAAGCTCATCCACGAGCAGCACTGCTTCACCGGTTGCGCCGGCACCAACATCCTCCGTATCCTCCCTCCATTGGTATTGACCAAGGAAAATGTAGATGACTTCATCGAAAGATTGGAAACCGTATTGAAGGAAGTATAA
- the argC gene encoding N-acetyl-gamma-glutamyl-phosphate reductase, producing the protein MVKVGILGAAGYTGGELIRLLINHPEAEIVFANSESNAGNLVAEVHEGLYGETDLKFTAEMPFDQVDVIFFCFGHGKSEAFLKEHNVPENVKIIDLAQDFRLAPETVVATQQPTPAAHDFVYGLPEINESKIAVAQHVANPGCFATCIQLGLLPAAKMGLINSDVSVNAITGSTGAGQKPGATTHFSWRNNNMSIYKAFNHQHVPEIRESLKQTQGYLDAAIDFIPYRGDFARGIFATEVVKTDKPIEEIVAGYKEFYKDAKFTHYVDKAIDLKQVVNTNKCLVHVDKYGDKLLITSCIDNLLKGAVGQAVQNMNIMFGLDQTAGLKLKPSAF; encoded by the coding sequence ATGGTAAAAGTAGGTATTTTAGGAGCAGCAGGTTATACAGGAGGTGAGTTGATTCGCCTCCTTATCAACCATCCTGAGGCAGAGATTGTATTCGCCAACAGCGAGAGTAATGCCGGTAACCTGGTGGCTGAGGTTCACGAGGGATTGTATGGCGAGACTGATTTGAAGTTTACCGCCGAGATGCCTTTCGACCAGGTGGATGTCATTTTCTTCTGCTTCGGTCACGGCAAGAGCGAGGCGTTCCTGAAGGAGCACAATGTTCCGGAGAACGTGAAGATTATCGATTTGGCACAAGACTTCCGTCTTGCCCCTGAGACTGTGGTTGCTACCCAGCAGCCAACCCCAGCCGCTCACGATTTTGTATATGGTCTTCCAGAAATAAATGAATCAAAAATAGCCGTAGCTCAGCACGTGGCAAACCCAGGTTGTTTTGCAACTTGCATTCAACTTGGTTTGTTGCCTGCTGCTAAGATGGGCCTCATCAACAGCGATGTTTCTGTCAATGCCATTACCGGTAGCACCGGCGCTGGTCAGAAGCCAGGAGCCACTACCCATTTCTCATGGCGCAACAACAACATGAGCATCTACAAGGCATTCAACCATCAGCACGTGCCAGAGATTCGTGAGAGTCTGAAGCAGACACAGGGGTATCTCGATGCTGCCATCGACTTCATCCCTTACCGTGGCGACTTCGCCCGTGGCATCTTCGCTACAGAAGTAGTGAAGACCGACAAGCCAATCGAGGAAATCGTAGCCGGTTACAAGGAGTTCTACAAGGATGCCAAGTTCACCCACTATGTGGATAAGGCTATCGACCTGAAGCAGGTGGTGAATACCAACAAGTGCCTGGTTCATGTGGATAAGTATGGCGATAAGCTCCTCATCACTTCCTGCATCGACAATCTCTTGAAGGGTGCCGTAGGTCAGGCTGTCCAGAACATGAACATCATGTTTGGTCTCGACCAGACTGCAGGTTTAAAGCTCAAGCCATCAGCATTTTAG
- a CDS encoding argininosuccinate synthase, with translation MANKKVVVAFSGGLDTSYTVMKLTQDGWDVYAACANTGGFSAEQLKTNEENAYKLGAKAYVTLDVTHEYYEKSLKYMIFGNVLRNNCYPISVSSERIFQAIAIARYAKEIGADAIAHGSTGAGNDQIRFDMTFLVMAPGVEIITLTRDKALSRKEEVDYLNEHGFYADFTKLKYSYNVGIWGTSICGGEILDPTQGLPEEAYLKHVTAKEEEAELKITFEKGEIVAVNGEKFDDKIAAIQKIEEIGASYAIGRDCNVGDTIIGIKGRVGFEAAAPKLIIEAHRLLEKSTLSKWQQYWKDQVGNWYGMFLHESQYLEPVMPDIEAMLTSSQRNVNGTAILKLRPFSFQTVGVDSPDDLTKSKLGEYGEMQHGWTAEDAKGFIKVSSTPLRVYYGMHPNEER, from the coding sequence ATGGCAAATAAAAAAGTTGTAGTCGCTTTTAGCGGCGGTCTCGATACATCATACACAGTAATGAAGTTGACCCAGGATGGCTGGGATGTTTATGCAGCATGCGCTAACACAGGTGGTTTCTCTGCCGAGCAGTTGAAGACCAACGAGGAGAACGCATATAAGTTGGGTGCCAAGGCATACGTCACTCTCGACGTTACCCACGAGTATTACGAGAAATCATTGAAATACATGATTTTCGGTAATGTGCTCCGCAACAACTGCTACCCTATTTCAGTATCTTCTGAGCGTATCTTCCAGGCTATCGCCATCGCACGTTACGCCAAGGAGATTGGTGCAGATGCTATCGCTCACGGAAGTACAGGTGCCGGCAACGACCAGATTCGTTTCGACATGACCTTCCTGGTGATGGCTCCTGGTGTAGAGATTATCACCTTGACACGTGACAAGGCGCTTTCTCGTAAGGAGGAGGTTGACTACCTGAACGAGCACGGTTTCTATGCAGACTTCACCAAGTTGAAGTATTCATATAACGTAGGTATCTGGGGAACCAGTATCTGCGGCGGTGAGATTCTCGACCCAACCCAAGGTCTCCCAGAGGAGGCTTACCTGAAGCACGTTACTGCCAAGGAAGAAGAGGCCGAACTGAAGATTACCTTCGAGAAGGGTGAGATCGTGGCTGTCAACGGCGAAAAGTTTGATGATAAGATTGCGGCCATCCAGAAGATTGAGGAGATTGGTGCATCTTACGCTATCGGTCGCGACTGCAACGTGGGTGACACCATCATCGGTATCAAGGGTCGTGTAGGTTTCGAGGCTGCAGCTCCTAAGCTCATCATCGAGGCTCACCGTCTGTTGGAGAAGAGCACATTGAGCAAGTGGCAGCAGTATTGGAAGGACCAGGTAGGCAACTGGTACGGAATGTTCCTCCACGAGAGCCAGTACCTGGAGCCTGTAATGCCGGATATCGAGGCAATGCTGACTTCTTCTCAGCGCAACGTAAACGGTACAGCTATCCTGAAACTCCGTCCATTTAGCTTCCAGACTGTTGGTGTCGATTCACCAGACGATTTGACCAAGTCTAAGCTCGGTGAGTATGGTGAGATGCAGCACGGTTGGACCGCAGAGGATGCGAAGGGCTTCATCAAGGTAAGCTCTACCCCACTCCGTGTTTATTATGGTATGCACCCTAACGAGGAAAGATAA
- a CDS encoding GNAT family N-acetyltransferase — protein sequence MEEAEVKVMVADESHIKYIDTILTTIAEAAKKRGSGIAKRSPEYVATKMREAKAVIALQGEKFAGFSYIETWGNKHYVTTSGLIVHPDFRGMGLAKRIKNLTFTLARQRWPHAKIFSLTSGSAVMKMNTQLGYLPVTFADLTDDESFWRGCEGCINVDVLHRTNRKYCICTAMLFDPEEHLPIKLPQEVIERIRKIDGPSAEI from the coding sequence ATGGAAGAAGCAGAAGTTAAAGTAATGGTGGCTGACGAAAGTCACATCAAGTACATCGACACCATTCTGACTACAATTGCAGAAGCTGCAAAGAAGCGTGGTTCTGGTATCGCCAAGCGTTCACCAGAGTATGTTGCCACCAAAATGCGCGAAGCCAAGGCGGTCATCGCTCTCCAGGGCGAAAAGTTCGCAGGTTTCAGCTACATCGAAACATGGGGCAACAAGCACTATGTTACCACATCAGGTTTGATCGTTCACCCAGACTTCCGTGGTATGGGACTGGCTAAACGCATCAAGAACCTTACCTTTACGCTTGCCCGACAGCGATGGCCTCATGCCAAGATTTTCTCTTTGACATCCGGTTCGGCTGTCATGAAGATGAACACCCAGCTGGGTTATCTTCCTGTTACTTTCGCCGACCTGACCGATGATGAGTCATTCTGGCGTGGTTGCGAGGGTTGCATCAACGTAGATGTTCTCCATCGTACCAACCGCAAATACTGCATCTGCACCGCCATGCTCTTCGACCCAGAAGAACATCTGCCTATCAAGCTTCCTCAGGAAGTGATTGAGAGAATCCGCAAGATTGACGGTCCATCTGCAGAAATTTAA
- the argR gene encoding arginine repressor yields MKAKNSRLETLKMLISSQELSSQDQLLEALHKEGFKITQATLSRDLKLLKVAKAASSSGKYAYVLPNDTLYKRVSNHIPVSKMMVNTGFQSINFSGNMVVIKTRPGYASSIAYNIDNSDISQILGTIAGDDTIFLVKKKGTTEEEIINALAEVIPDVHHKYI; encoded by the coding sequence ATGAAGGCAAAGAACAGCAGATTGGAAACTTTGAAGATGCTTATATCAAGTCAGGAGTTAAGTTCGCAAGACCAACTTTTGGAGGCTCTTCACAAAGAAGGCTTTAAGATTACGCAAGCAACATTGAGCCGTGACTTAAAACTGCTCAAGGTAGCAAAGGCAGCATCTTCGAGTGGAAAATATGCGTATGTCCTGCCCAACGATACATTATATAAGAGAGTATCAAACCATATTCCAGTGAGCAAGATGATGGTGAATACCGGATTCCAATCAATCAACTTCTCCGGGAACATGGTCGTGATCAAAACACGTCCTGGATATGCAAGCAGCATTGCCTATAACATAGACAATAGTGATATTTCTCAAATTCTTGGAACCATCGCCGGTGACGACACTATCTTCCTGGTTAAAAAGAAAGGTACCACAGAAGAGGAAATCATCAATGCACTAGCAGAGGTAATTCCAGACGTTCACCATAAATATATATAA
- a CDS encoding inositol-3-phosphate synthase, with amino-acid sequence MEKINVKPAEGKLGILVVGCGAVATTFMTGVFMTRKGLAKPVGSMTQYDKIRVGKGADKKYLHYKDIVPLADLNDIVFGTWDVYPQNAYQAAMYAEVLKEKDINPVREELEKVVPMKAAFDKNYAKRLDGDNVKDCKTRWEMVEALRQDIRDFKEKNGCARIVVIWAASTEIYVPVDMEIHGTLAALEAAMKADDRQHVAPSMCYAYAALTEGAPFIMGAPNTTVDIPAMWELAEKTKMPIAGKDFKTGQTLVKSGFAPIIGTRCLGLNGWFSTNILGNRDGLVLDEPANFHTKEVSKLSTLETILKPEAQPDLYGHGNDEDTQYYHKVRINYYPPRNDNKEGWDNIDIFGWMGYPMQIKINFLCRDSILAAPLLLDLTLLSDLAARAGRFGIQRFLSFFLKAPMHDYTKGEEPVNHLYQQYTMLKNAIREMGGYEADEEID; translated from the coding sequence ATGGAAAAAATTAATGTTAAACCAGCAGAAGGTAAGCTGGGAATCTTGGTTGTTGGTTGTGGCGCAGTAGCTACTACCTTCATGACCGGTGTTTTCATGACTCGTAAGGGACTTGCAAAGCCAGTAGGTTCAATGACTCAGTACGATAAGATTCGTGTCGGCAAGGGTGCAGACAAGAAATATTTGCACTACAAGGACATCGTTCCACTTGCTGACCTTAATGATATCGTATTCGGTACTTGGGATGTTTATCCGCAGAATGCTTATCAGGCAGCTATGTATGCTGAGGTATTGAAGGAGAAAGATATCAATCCTGTACGCGAGGAGTTGGAGAAGGTAGTACCAATGAAGGCTGCTTTCGACAAGAACTATGCAAAGCGTCTTGATGGCGATAATGTGAAAGATTGCAAGACTCGCTGGGAGATGGTAGAGGCTCTTCGTCAGGATATCCGCGACTTCAAGGAGAAGAACGGTTGTGCCCGTATCGTTGTTATCTGGGCAGCATCTACCGAAATCTATGTTCCTGTAGATATGGAGATTCATGGTACATTGGCAGCACTTGAGGCTGCAATGAAGGCTGACGACCGCCAGCATGTAGCTCCATCCATGTGCTACGCTTATGCTGCTTTGACAGAGGGTGCTCCTTTCATCATGGGTGCTCCTAATACAACTGTTGATATTCCTGCTATGTGGGAACTCGCAGAGAAGACCAAGATGCCTATCGCCGGTAAGGACTTCAAGACAGGCCAGACTCTTGTCAAGAGTGGCTTCGCTCCTATCATCGGTACCCGTTGTCTCGGCTTGAATGGCTGGTTCTCTACCAATATTCTCGGCAACCGTGATGGTCTCGTTCTCGATGAACCTGCTAATTTCCATACCAAGGAGGTAAGTAAACTCTCTACTCTTGAGACAATCCTGAAACCTGAAGCTCAGCCAGATCTCTATGGTCATGGTAACGATGAAGATACCCAGTACTATCATAAGGTACGTATCAACTATTATCCACCTCGCAACGATAACAAGGAGGGTTGGGATAATATCGATATCTTCGGCTGGATGGGTTACCCAATGCAGATTAAGATTAACTTCCTCTGCCGTGACTCAATCCTTGCTGCTCCATTGCTACTCGACCTTACATTGTTGAGCGATCTTGCTGCTCGTGCAGGCCGTTTCGGAATCCAGCGTTTCTTGAGTTTCTTCCTTAAGGCACCTATGCACGATTATACTAAGGGTGAAGAGCCTGTAAACCATCTCTACCAGCAGTATACGATGCTGAAGAATGCTATCCGTGAGATGGGAGGTTACGAGGCCGATGAGGAAATCGACTAA